One Mercurialis annua linkage group LG3, ddMerAnnu1.2, whole genome shotgun sequence DNA window includes the following coding sequences:
- the LOC126673638 gene encoding kinesin-like protein KIN-14U isoform X2 encodes MLVSNENEEQISFPSENAKKFMNSSPMVLSNLDYLQVQESKFLDFKAQPTFYPDVKVVLDPEHEQNELQEVISNLEGEIAQLRQNERSLTKKRKEALNKILDIKGCIRVFCRVRPFLLTEWRRMNEPVSIVSEKVVIKSVGIRKEFRFDKVFHQPSTQEEIFIDVEPILRSALDGYNVCIFAYGQTGTGKTHTMDGTNDQPGIIPRALEELYRQASFDKSYSITFSMSMVEVYMGNLRDLLAPKVACKSYEAATKCNLNIQTDPKGMVEIEGLTEVEIPDLAKAKWWYNKGRRARSTSWTNVNETSSRSHCLLRINIYRHGDDLKAKAEASKLWMVDLGGSERLLKTGATGQTLDEGRAINLSLSALGDVIAALRRKKGHVPYRNSKLTQLLKDSLGYSSKVVMLVHVSPCEEDLGETICSLTFANRARAIETSGELPEHIIKQRQKRVSELEEDMRVAEEECQKIRNQLLKAEFLLSENKKLLVTDCRFPEDKDETPRSISEDPTEVLIETPPIIEVKSKRSLITSLPRFMTSTAASRERQSAVEKEIVRKARSLRSGMRSSSVQFSASQSLSYSEIRLKTYARNSNKKSRYGEPKTIFTESPKRNDSDSKTVSLLRSKVVTSSDPNLRSTLSRHRRRMSDLI; translated from the exons ATGCTGGTTTCTAATGAAAATGAAGAGCAGATCTCATTTCCTTCAGAAAATGCAAAAAAGTTTATGAATTCATCCCCAATGGTGTTATCAAATCTGGATTACCTTCAAGTTCAGGAATCTAAATTCCTGGATTTCAAGGCTCAGCCAACTTTTTACCCTGATGTCAAGGTTGTTCTTGATCCTGAACATGAACAGAATGAGCTTCAGGAGGTCATATCAAATCTAGAAG GTGAAATTGCACAGTTGAGACAAAATGAGAGATCATTGACCAAGAAACGTAAAGAAGCATTGAACAAGATATTAGATATTAAAG GTTGCATAAGAGTATTTTGTCGAGTTAGACCATTCTTACTGACAGAATGGAGAAGAATGAATGAACCAGTGTCAATTGTTTCAGAGAAAGTTGTGATTAAATCTGTAGGAATTAGGAAAGAATTCAGATTTGATAAAGTTTTCCATCAACCATCCACTCAAG AGGAAATTTTTATTGATGTTGAGCCAATCCTTAGATCTGCACTTGATGGTTACAATGTATGTATATTTGCTTATGGTCAAACTGGCACCGGAAAAACACATACAATG GATGGCACAAATGATCAGCCTGGAATCATTCCGAGGGCTCTTGAAGAGCTTTATCGTCAAGCTTCTTTCGACAAGTCGTATTCTATAACATTTTCTATGAGCATGGTGGAGGTTTACATGGGAAATCTGAGAGACCTGCTAGCTCCAAAAGTTGCTTGTAAATCTTATGAGGCTGCAACGAAATG CAATCTAAACATCCAAACAGATCCAAAGGGAATGGTGGAAATCGAGGGTTTAACGGAGGTCGAAATTCCAGATTTAGCAAAAGCAAAATGGTGGTACAACAAAGGTAGACGAGCTAGATCAACTTCATGGACTAATGTAAACGAGACATCAAGCAGATCACACTG CTTACTGAGGATCAACATTTATCGACATGGAGATGATTTGAAAGCTAAAGCAGAAGCAAGCAAACTTTGGATGGTGGATCTTGGTGGCAGTGAACGGTTATTAAAGACGGGGGCTACAGGACAGACACTTGATGAAGGGCGGGCGATAAATCTTTCCCTTTCCGCCTTAGGAGATGTTATTGCTGCTCTCAGGAGGAAGAAAGGCCATGTGCCTTATAG AAATAGTAAGCTAACTCAACTCCTGAAAGACTCCTTAG GTTACAGTTCGAAGGTTGTAATGCTTGTGCATGTAAGCCCTTGCGAGGAAGATTTGGGAGAGACAATATGTTCTTTAACCTTTGCAAATAGAGCAAGAGCAATAGAAACCAGTGGAGAATTACCAGAG CACATAATCAAGCAAAGGCAAAAAAGGGTCTCGGAGCTTGAAGAAGACATGAGAGTAGCTGAAGAAGAGTGTCAGAAGATCAGAAATCAATTACTGAAGGCAGAGTTCTTATTAAGCGAAAACAAGAAACTTCTAGTAACCGACTGTCGATTTCCTGAAGACAAGGACGAAACACCTAGAAGTATTTCAGAAGATCCTACTGAAGTACTAATTGAAACTCCTCCTATTATTGAAGTTAAAAGTAAGAGAAGCTTGATTACTTCTCTCCCAAGATTCATGACTTCAACTGCAGCTAGTCGCGAAAGGCAAAGTGCTGTCGAGAAGGAGATTGTCAGGAAAGCAAGAAGTTTGAGATCAGGGATGCGAAGTAGTTCAGTCCAATTCTCAGCTTCTCAGTCCCTTAGTTATTCAGAAATTCGTCTCAAAACATATGCGAGGAATTCAAACAAAAAGTCACGCTATGGTGAGCCAAAAACCATCTTCACAGAATCTCCGAAACGCAATGACTCAGATTCCAAGACTGTCTCGTTACTCCGGAGCAAGGTAGTTACCTCGTCAGATCCTAACTTGAGATCTACGCTTTCTCGCCATAGAAGAAGAATGTCTGATCTAATTTAA
- the LOC126673638 gene encoding kinesin-like protein KIN-14U isoform X1: MLVSNENEEQISFPSENAKKFMNSSPMVLSNLDYLQVQESKFLDFKAQPTFYPDVKVVLDPEHEQNELQEVISNLEGEIAQLRQNERSLTKKRKEALNKILDIKGCIRVFCRVRPFLLTEWRRMNEPVSIVSEKVVIKSVGIRKEFRFDKVFHQPSTQVIVSIFLVENYAEEIFIDVEPILRSALDGYNVCIFAYGQTGTGKTHTMDGTNDQPGIIPRALEELYRQASFDKSYSITFSMSMVEVYMGNLRDLLAPKVACKSYEAATKCNLNIQTDPKGMVEIEGLTEVEIPDLAKAKWWYNKGRRARSTSWTNVNETSSRSHCLLRINIYRHGDDLKAKAEASKLWMVDLGGSERLLKTGATGQTLDEGRAINLSLSALGDVIAALRRKKGHVPYRNSKLTQLLKDSLGYSSKVVMLVHVSPCEEDLGETICSLTFANRARAIETSGELPEHIIKQRQKRVSELEEDMRVAEEECQKIRNQLLKAEFLLSENKKLLVTDCRFPEDKDETPRSISEDPTEVLIETPPIIEVKSKRSLITSLPRFMTSTAASRERQSAVEKEIVRKARSLRSGMRSSSVQFSASQSLSYSEIRLKTYARNSNKKSRYGEPKTIFTESPKRNDSDSKTVSLLRSKVVTSSDPNLRSTLSRHRRRMSDLI; the protein is encoded by the exons ATGCTGGTTTCTAATGAAAATGAAGAGCAGATCTCATTTCCTTCAGAAAATGCAAAAAAGTTTATGAATTCATCCCCAATGGTGTTATCAAATCTGGATTACCTTCAAGTTCAGGAATCTAAATTCCTGGATTTCAAGGCTCAGCCAACTTTTTACCCTGATGTCAAGGTTGTTCTTGATCCTGAACATGAACAGAATGAGCTTCAGGAGGTCATATCAAATCTAGAAG GTGAAATTGCACAGTTGAGACAAAATGAGAGATCATTGACCAAGAAACGTAAAGAAGCATTGAACAAGATATTAGATATTAAAG GTTGCATAAGAGTATTTTGTCGAGTTAGACCATTCTTACTGACAGAATGGAGAAGAATGAATGAACCAGTGTCAATTGTTTCAGAGAAAGTTGTGATTAAATCTGTAGGAATTAGGAAAGAATTCAGATTTGATAAAGTTTTCCATCAACCATCCACTCAAG TTATAGTAAGTATTTTTCTGGTTGAAAACTACGCAGAGGAAATTTTTATTGATGTTGAGCCAATCCTTAGATCTGCACTTGATGGTTACAATGTATGTATATTTGCTTATGGTCAAACTGGCACCGGAAAAACACATACAATG GATGGCACAAATGATCAGCCTGGAATCATTCCGAGGGCTCTTGAAGAGCTTTATCGTCAAGCTTCTTTCGACAAGTCGTATTCTATAACATTTTCTATGAGCATGGTGGAGGTTTACATGGGAAATCTGAGAGACCTGCTAGCTCCAAAAGTTGCTTGTAAATCTTATGAGGCTGCAACGAAATG CAATCTAAACATCCAAACAGATCCAAAGGGAATGGTGGAAATCGAGGGTTTAACGGAGGTCGAAATTCCAGATTTAGCAAAAGCAAAATGGTGGTACAACAAAGGTAGACGAGCTAGATCAACTTCATGGACTAATGTAAACGAGACATCAAGCAGATCACACTG CTTACTGAGGATCAACATTTATCGACATGGAGATGATTTGAAAGCTAAAGCAGAAGCAAGCAAACTTTGGATGGTGGATCTTGGTGGCAGTGAACGGTTATTAAAGACGGGGGCTACAGGACAGACACTTGATGAAGGGCGGGCGATAAATCTTTCCCTTTCCGCCTTAGGAGATGTTATTGCTGCTCTCAGGAGGAAGAAAGGCCATGTGCCTTATAG AAATAGTAAGCTAACTCAACTCCTGAAAGACTCCTTAG GTTACAGTTCGAAGGTTGTAATGCTTGTGCATGTAAGCCCTTGCGAGGAAGATTTGGGAGAGACAATATGTTCTTTAACCTTTGCAAATAGAGCAAGAGCAATAGAAACCAGTGGAGAATTACCAGAG CACATAATCAAGCAAAGGCAAAAAAGGGTCTCGGAGCTTGAAGAAGACATGAGAGTAGCTGAAGAAGAGTGTCAGAAGATCAGAAATCAATTACTGAAGGCAGAGTTCTTATTAAGCGAAAACAAGAAACTTCTAGTAACCGACTGTCGATTTCCTGAAGACAAGGACGAAACACCTAGAAGTATTTCAGAAGATCCTACTGAAGTACTAATTGAAACTCCTCCTATTATTGAAGTTAAAAGTAAGAGAAGCTTGATTACTTCTCTCCCAAGATTCATGACTTCAACTGCAGCTAGTCGCGAAAGGCAAAGTGCTGTCGAGAAGGAGATTGTCAGGAAAGCAAGAAGTTTGAGATCAGGGATGCGAAGTAGTTCAGTCCAATTCTCAGCTTCTCAGTCCCTTAGTTATTCAGAAATTCGTCTCAAAACATATGCGAGGAATTCAAACAAAAAGTCACGCTATGGTGAGCCAAAAACCATCTTCACAGAATCTCCGAAACGCAATGACTCAGATTCCAAGACTGTCTCGTTACTCCGGAGCAAGGTAGTTACCTCGTCAGATCCTAACTTGAGATCTACGCTTTCTCGCCATAGAAGAAGAATGTCTGATCTAATTTAA
- the LOC126673638 gene encoding kinesin-like protein KIN-14U isoform X3: MNEPVSIVSEKVVIKSVGIRKEFRFDKVFHQPSTQVIVSIFLVENYAEEIFIDVEPILRSALDGYNVCIFAYGQTGTGKTHTMDGTNDQPGIIPRALEELYRQASFDKSYSITFSMSMVEVYMGNLRDLLAPKVACKSYEAATKCNLNIQTDPKGMVEIEGLTEVEIPDLAKAKWWYNKGRRARSTSWTNVNETSSRSHCLLRINIYRHGDDLKAKAEASKLWMVDLGGSERLLKTGATGQTLDEGRAINLSLSALGDVIAALRRKKGHVPYRNSKLTQLLKDSLGYSSKVVMLVHVSPCEEDLGETICSLTFANRARAIETSGELPEHIIKQRQKRVSELEEDMRVAEEECQKIRNQLLKAEFLLSENKKLLVTDCRFPEDKDETPRSISEDPTEVLIETPPIIEVKSKRSLITSLPRFMTSTAASRERQSAVEKEIVRKARSLRSGMRSSSVQFSASQSLSYSEIRLKTYARNSNKKSRYGEPKTIFTESPKRNDSDSKTVSLLRSKVVTSSDPNLRSTLSRHRRRMSDLI, translated from the exons ATGAATGAACCAGTGTCAATTGTTTCAGAGAAAGTTGTGATTAAATCTGTAGGAATTAGGAAAGAATTCAGATTTGATAAAGTTTTCCATCAACCATCCACTCAAG TTATAGTAAGTATTTTTCTGGTTGAAAACTACGCAGAGGAAATTTTTATTGATGTTGAGCCAATCCTTAGATCTGCACTTGATGGTTACAATGTATGTATATTTGCTTATGGTCAAACTGGCACCGGAAAAACACATACAATG GATGGCACAAATGATCAGCCTGGAATCATTCCGAGGGCTCTTGAAGAGCTTTATCGTCAAGCTTCTTTCGACAAGTCGTATTCTATAACATTTTCTATGAGCATGGTGGAGGTTTACATGGGAAATCTGAGAGACCTGCTAGCTCCAAAAGTTGCTTGTAAATCTTATGAGGCTGCAACGAAATG CAATCTAAACATCCAAACAGATCCAAAGGGAATGGTGGAAATCGAGGGTTTAACGGAGGTCGAAATTCCAGATTTAGCAAAAGCAAAATGGTGGTACAACAAAGGTAGACGAGCTAGATCAACTTCATGGACTAATGTAAACGAGACATCAAGCAGATCACACTG CTTACTGAGGATCAACATTTATCGACATGGAGATGATTTGAAAGCTAAAGCAGAAGCAAGCAAACTTTGGATGGTGGATCTTGGTGGCAGTGAACGGTTATTAAAGACGGGGGCTACAGGACAGACACTTGATGAAGGGCGGGCGATAAATCTTTCCCTTTCCGCCTTAGGAGATGTTATTGCTGCTCTCAGGAGGAAGAAAGGCCATGTGCCTTATAG AAATAGTAAGCTAACTCAACTCCTGAAAGACTCCTTAG GTTACAGTTCGAAGGTTGTAATGCTTGTGCATGTAAGCCCTTGCGAGGAAGATTTGGGAGAGACAATATGTTCTTTAACCTTTGCAAATAGAGCAAGAGCAATAGAAACCAGTGGAGAATTACCAGAG CACATAATCAAGCAAAGGCAAAAAAGGGTCTCGGAGCTTGAAGAAGACATGAGAGTAGCTGAAGAAGAGTGTCAGAAGATCAGAAATCAATTACTGAAGGCAGAGTTCTTATTAAGCGAAAACAAGAAACTTCTAGTAACCGACTGTCGATTTCCTGAAGACAAGGACGAAACACCTAGAAGTATTTCAGAAGATCCTACTGAAGTACTAATTGAAACTCCTCCTATTATTGAAGTTAAAAGTAAGAGAAGCTTGATTACTTCTCTCCCAAGATTCATGACTTCAACTGCAGCTAGTCGCGAAAGGCAAAGTGCTGTCGAGAAGGAGATTGTCAGGAAAGCAAGAAGTTTGAGATCAGGGATGCGAAGTAGTTCAGTCCAATTCTCAGCTTCTCAGTCCCTTAGTTATTCAGAAATTCGTCTCAAAACATATGCGAGGAATTCAAACAAAAAGTCACGCTATGGTGAGCCAAAAACCATCTTCACAGAATCTCCGAAACGCAATGACTCAGATTCCAAGACTGTCTCGTTACTCCGGAGCAAGGTAGTTACCTCGTCAGATCCTAACTTGAGATCTACGCTTTCTCGCCATAGAAGAAGAATGTCTGATCTAATTTAA